The Macrobrachium nipponense isolate FS-2020 chromosome 46, ASM1510439v2, whole genome shotgun sequence genome has a segment encoding these proteins:
- the LOC135214974 gene encoding uncharacterized protein LOC135214974, whose product MKSVLALMWMTLGLTMAYTRIIQERAISDEGPASNTVSELCDAQTPCGWEIYGGLRNHVYYLKNECQCPQNTRCVRVDEDILQEAYIYQCRRVAFNDFF is encoded by the exons ATGAAAAGTGTTTTAGCTTTGATGTGGATGACGCTGGGTCTGACTATGGCATACACAAGAATTATTCAGGAG CGTGCTATCAGCGACGAGGGACCAGCTTCCAACACAGTCTCTGAACTGTGCGACGCCCAGACGCCATGTGGATGGGAGATATACGGAGGGTTGAGGAATCACGTCTATTACTTGAAAAACGA atgccaGTGCCCCCAGAACACCCGCTGCGTGAGGGTCGACGAAGACATCCTACAAGAGGCCTACATATACCAGTGTCGGAGAGTCGCTTTCAACGACTTCTTCTGA
- the LOC135214973 gene encoding protein archease-like, translating to MEFSPAELEIPECKYEYLDHPADVQIHSWGDDLTEAFEQGAVGMFGYMTEIDKVEILDKQEIEANGDDMESLLFHFLDECLFIFSAEPFLVARKVVISEFDKENFCIKATLYGEEFELGKHPQGTEVKAITYASMQIYDKDDQHELFFIVDI from the coding sequence ATGGAATTCTCTCCGGCGGAGTTAGAAATACCTGAGTGCAAGTATGAATACCTAGATCATCCTGCGGATGTGCAGATCCATAGCTGGGGGGATGACCTTACGGAGGCCTTTGAACAAGGTGCTGTTGGTATGTTTGGCTACATGACTGAAATAGACAAAGTGGAAATTTTGGACAAGCAGGAAATTGAAGCCAATGGAGATGACATGGAAAGCCTTCTGTTTCACTTTCTGGACGAGTGCCTGTTTATATTTTCAGCCGAGCCATTTCTCGTAGCACGTAAGGTGGTAATAAGTGAATTTGACAAAGAAAACTTCTGCATCAAAGCCACTTTATATGGTGAAGAGTTCGAATTGGGGAAGCACCCACAGGGTACAGAAGTAAAAGCTATTACTTATGCTAGTATGCAAATATATGATAAGGATGATCAGCATGAGTTATTTTTCATAGTGGATATTTGA